The following coding sequences are from one Culex quinquefasciatus strain JHB chromosome 1, VPISU_Cqui_1.0_pri_paternal, whole genome shotgun sequence window:
- the LOC6035110 gene encoding serine protease 53: MTNPLSARVDNPLFKPNARQFRMSAKFWLIASAIFAAQQAILADEGSFGAATNALFRCGIRKRFGAQLVHHGRTAELGQWPWHVALYHGEKYKCGGTLIDQRHVLTAAHCVTRDESGPRRSRGQPRKKVAIDAERVRIHLGQRHLDELPEPEQVKNVSEIVVHPEFSPNRNDIALLVLSSVVQFSEFVIPICLVGSRAAQEEDLVDRRGWVAGWGITETGHLSTVLKTVQMPVVNNTECVQNDPLLFGRFISPKMFCASDRNGTSVCQGDSGGGMYLLAGDRWELRGITSFAGAKDSKECDTQRFVVFSKVSSYFEWIKGLTGEAVKKEDIVPKRISELKCQEYSKIARKRNNGVCLNARSPHTVAIIDRNQRHISSGTIISEKFVLTRAPSLYDMYELRVDWDELRVRVGNQPDRRVLQEITNPNYDSRTLRHHVMLLELEAPLVFSSGLLPACLANEATENLYDTLLLNGYTGASVEDGRIVAPNDFFESVDSKVMSNGKCNRTIQSPFRAFKEIHPEDLCTNVETESSFTWAGIVGGPLQTVNTRSCMFTQVGVTRRIYPPLDSVLQYTIVYSRVTAYLDWIEGVVWSNETRPEDTADSAPGEAPTQEEEEEEVEEGVGQTTTARPLSLGDFRPIPTGWE, encoded by the exons ATGACTAATCCGTTATCAGCTCGTGTTGATAACCCCCTTTTCAAACCCAACGCAAGACAGTTTCGGATGAGCGCAAAATTTTGGCTGATCGCGTCCGCGATCTTCGCAGCGCAGCAGGCCATCCTGGCTGACGAGGGCAGCTTCGGTGCCGCCACGAACGCCCTGTTCCGGTGCGGCATCCGGAAGCGGTTCGGTGCCCAGCTGGTGCACCATGGACGCACGGCCGAGCTGGGCCAGTGGCCGTGGCACGTGGCGCTGTACCACGGGGAGAAGTACAAGTGTGGCGGCACGTTGATCGACCAGCGCCACGTGCTGACCGCGGCCCACTGCGTCACGCGGGACGAGTCCGGACCGAGGAGATCCAGGGGTCAGCCGAGGAAGAAGGTAGCTATTGATGCGGAGCGGGTGAGGATTCACCTGGGGCAGCGCCACCTGGATGAGCTCCCGGAACCGGAACAGGTCAAGAACGTGAGCGAAATCGTCGTACATCCGGAGTTTAGCCCGAATCGGAACGACATCGCCCTGCTCGTACTGTCCAGTGTGGTACAGTTCTCGGAGTTTGTCATTCCGATATGCCTGGTGGGATCGCGAGCGGCTCAGGAGGAAGATTTGGTGGATCGGCGAGGTTGGGTCGCCGGGTGGGGCATCACGGAGACGGGACACCTGTCGACGGTGTTGAAAACGGTCCAGATGCCGGTGGTCAACAATACGGAGTGCGTCCAGAACGATCCTCTTTTGTTTGGAAGGTTCATATCGCCGAAGATGTTCTGCGCCAGCGATCGGAACGGGACGAGCGTCTGCCAGGGTGACAGCGGCGGAGGAATGTACCTGCTGGCCGGAGATCGCTGGGAACTTCGCGGGATAA CTTCGTTTGCCGGAGCAAAGGATTCTAAAGAATGCGATACCCAGAGATTCGTGGTGTTCAGCAAGGTGTCCAGCTACTTCGAGTGGATCAAAGGCTTGACAGGGGAAGCCGTCAAAAAGGAAGATATCGTTCCGAAGCGGATCAGTGAGTTGA AATGCCAGGAGTACAGTAAAATCGCGCGTAAGCGCAACAACGGCGTGTGCCTGAACGCGAGATCTCCCCACACGGTGGCCATCATCGACCGGAACCAGCGGCACATCTCGAGCGGAACCATCATCAGCGAGAAGTTTGTGCTGACCAGGGCGCCAAGCTTATACGA CATGTACGAGTTGCGAGTGGACTGGGACGAGCTGAGGGTACGCGTTGGCAATCAACCGGACCGGCGGGTGCTCCAGGAGATCACCAACCCAAACTACGACTCCAGAACGCTCCGCCATCATGTGATGTTGCTCGAGCTGGAAGCACCGCTCGTGTTCAGCAGTGGGCTGCTGCCGGCATGCTTGGCCAACGAGGCTACCGAGAATCTGTACGACACGCTACTCCTGAACGGGTACACCGGAGCGAGCGTAGAGGACGGTCGTATTGTTGCTCCGAACGATTTCTTCGAAAGCGTCGACAGCAAGGTGATGTCGAACGGCAAGTGCAACCGAACCATCCAATCACCTTTCCGAGCGTTCAAAGAGATCCACCCGGAAGATCTGTGCACCAATGTCGAGACGGAATCGAGCTTCACCTGGGCCGGTATCGTCGGCGGTCCGCTGCAGACGGTCAACACGCGCAGTTGCATGTTTACGCAGGTTGGGGTGACGCGGCGGATTTACCCACCGCTGGACTCGGTTCTTCAGTATACCATCGTCTACTCCCGCGTAACGGCCTACCTGGACTGGATCGAGGGCGTGGTGTGGAGTAACGAGACGCGGCCGGAGGACACGGCCGATAGTGCACCGGGAGAGGCGCCCACacaggaagaggaggaggaggaggttgaGGAGGGCGTCGGGCAGACTACCACGGCGAGACCTCTTAGTTTGGGGGATTTCCGGCCAATTCCAACCGGATGGGAGTAA